The following are from one region of the Flavobacteriaceae bacterium UJ101 genome:
- the pabB gene encoding aminodeoxychorismate synthase (Belongs to the anthranilate synthase component I family.; KEGG: fbr:FBFL15_1434 para-aminobenzoate synthetase component I) has product MPFMKRFEKKIHLELTKEHFFLWANQNSTSLILDSNHYPNQSENFDFMVIKGAENTLSLHTTKNAFDTLEQFRKGIKDWIFGYFSYDLKNNIENLTSKNEDTLDFPELLFFQPQKILFVKDHTITFSYLKKYADEIDYDVTLLKEINLNFNTHFTSTSLISKTSKNSYLKNCAQIIEKIQLGAIYEANYCIEFFNKNILISPINLFIELNKKNKSPFATFLKHENLHVLSSSPERFLKKEGQTLTAQPIKGTRKRGKTKEEDAFLVHDLKTSVKDRAENTMIVDLVRNDLSKIAKRNSVKVTEYCKIYTFEAVHQMISTIQCEVEKKLSPIEIIKANFPMGSMTGAPKVNAMKYIELFENHKRGIYSGAIGYIAPNDDFDFNVIIRSLLYNADTRYLSLSVGGAITALSNPEEEYEECLTKAHSILTLLQKEKAS; this is encoded by the coding sequence TTGCCATTCATGAAACGATTTGAAAAAAAGATCCATTTAGAATTAACTAAAGAACATTTTTTTTTGTGGGCTAACCAAAATTCTACTTCACTAATTTTAGATTCAAATCATTACCCTAATCAATCTGAAAATTTTGATTTTATGGTTATAAAAGGTGCTGAAAACACCTTATCATTGCATACTACTAAAAATGCTTTTGATACTTTAGAACAGTTTAGAAAAGGAATAAAAGACTGGATTTTTGGGTATTTTTCATATGATTTAAAAAACAATATCGAAAATTTAACGTCTAAAAATGAAGATACTTTAGATTTTCCTGAATTGTTATTTTTTCAACCTCAAAAAATTCTTTTTGTTAAAGATCATACCATTACATTTTCTTATTTAAAAAAATATGCTGATGAAATAGATTATGATGTTACACTTTTAAAAGAAATTAATCTAAATTTTAATACACACTTTACTTCAACTTCTTTAATTAGTAAAACATCAAAAAATTCTTATTTAAAAAATTGTGCCCAAATCATAGAAAAAATTCAATTAGGTGCTATTTATGAAGCCAATTATTGTATTGAATTTTTTAATAAAAATATTCTTATATCACCTATTAATTTATTTATTGAATTAAATAAAAAAAATAAGTCACCCTTTGCTACTTTTTTAAAACATGAAAACTTGCATGTGCTATCAAGTTCTCCTGAACGTTTTTTAAAAAAAGAAGGACAAACTTTAACTGCTCAACCTATTAAAGGAACTCGTAAACGTGGTAAAACAAAAGAAGAAGATGCATTTTTAGTTCATGATCTAAAAACTTCTGTTAAAGATCGTGCTGAAAATACCATGATTGTGGATTTAGTTCGTAATGATCTTTCAAAAATAGCCAAACGAAATTCAGTAAAAGTAACAGAATACTGTAAAATTTATACATTTGAAGCAGTACACCAAATGATTTCTACTATTCAATGTGAAGTTGAAAAAAAATTATCTCCTATAGAAATTATTAAAGCAAACTTTCCTATGGGCTCTATGACAGGAGCTCCAAAGGTAAATGCTATGAAATATATTGAACTTTTTGAAAATCATAAAAGAGGAATTTACTCAGGAGCAATTGGTTACATTGCTCCAAATGATGACTTTGATTTTAATGTAATCATTCGAAGTTTACTATATAATGCTGATACAAGATATTT
- a CDS encoding transketolase (The pyruvate dehydrogenase complex catalyzes the overall conversion of pyruvate to acetyl-CoA and CO(2). It contains multiple copies of three enzymatic components: pyruvate dehydrogenase (E1), dihydrolipoamide acetyltransferase (E2) and lipoamide dehydrogenase (E3) (By similarity).; KEGG: chu:CHU_1992 transketolase), whose translation MTIELKDSENKLSFKNYKQTLLDDFRLVMLSRELSLIGRKEVLSGRSQFGIVGDGKELPQIAMAKVFKEGDFRSGYYRDQTFMMAIGQLPVSQFFAQVYTHAGIENDPHSGARQMTCHYGTRSLNEDGTWKDLTKIKNSSADVSTTSGQMPRLLGLAQASKLYRNLESLSHLTHFSSNGNEVAFGTIGNASCAEGNFFETMNAAAVIQGPMIISVWDDDYGISVQNDLQVAKSDISEALKGFQRTPDKKGFEIIKVKGWDYPALVEAYERAEKIAREEHVPVLVHVIELTQPQGHSTSGSHERYKSKERLEWEREYDCIVKFREWLLSIEIEGENIFTEEELNTIHQEVKKEAKEARKAGWNAFQNPMKELKSSFLQVVEPILGQSSNKNFIQPLLDKLKKERLLKRDIYTIGRKILRILSKENIDRSKLSQWLEDNLAKDRELYSSHLYSESKYSPLKVEEVEIEYADDAPMVDARLILRDNFDALFNKHPELVTFGEDTGKIGGVNQCFEGLQEKYGEERVGDTGIRETTILGQGIGLAMRGLRPIAEIQYLDYIYYAASQLTDDLATVHYRSAGGQKAPVIVRTRGHRLVGIWHSGSPLGALVGMLRGIHVLVPRNMTQAAGFYNTLAISDDPALVIEPLNGYRLKEKMPSNLGEFRIPLGKVETTREGKDITVVTYGSTWSEVTKAAQELAELDIEIEIIDAQSLLPFDLDHDIIKSVQKTNRLVVIDEDVPGGGSSFILQKILEEQDAYHYLDSKPLTITAVENRTPSGFDGDYFSKPQVEDIVEKIYEFMQEVNPGKYEGIY comes from the coding sequence ATGACGATAGAATTAAAAGATTCAGAAAATAAATTATCCTTTAAAAATTATAAGCAAACATTATTAGATGATTTTCGTTTAGTAATGCTAAGTAGGGAATTAAGTTTGATTGGAAGAAAAGAAGTTTTGAGTGGACGCTCTCAGTTTGGAATCGTAGGAGATGGAAAAGAATTACCTCAAATAGCTATGGCAAAGGTTTTTAAAGAGGGCGATTTTCGTTCAGGATACTATAGAGATCAAACCTTTATGATGGCTATAGGACAATTGCCTGTTTCACAATTTTTTGCGCAAGTTTATACACATGCAGGTATAGAAAATGATCCACACTCAGGTGCAAGGCAAATGACTTGTCATTATGGGACACGTTCATTAAATGAAGATGGAACTTGGAAAGATTTAACAAAAATCAAAAATTCAAGTGCTGATGTTTCTACAACAAGTGGACAAATGCCACGATTATTAGGATTAGCACAAGCCTCAAAATTATATCGAAATTTAGAAAGTTTAAGTCATTTAACACATTTTTCATCTAACGGTAATGAAGTTGCTTTTGGAACCATAGGAAATGCCTCTTGTGCAGAAGGAAATTTCTTCGAAACAATGAACGCAGCTGCGGTTATTCAAGGTCCTATGATTATTTCCGTTTGGGATGATGACTATGGAATTTCTGTTCAAAATGATTTACAAGTAGCAAAATCAGATATTTCCGAAGCTTTAAAAGGATTTCAAAGAACCCCAGATAAAAAAGGATTTGAAATTATTAAAGTAAAAGGTTGGGATTACCCCGCTTTAGTAGAAGCGTATGAAAGAGCTGAAAAAATAGCTAGAGAAGAGCATGTTCCTGTATTAGTACATGTTATAGAGTTAACACAACCACAAGGGCATTCAACTTCAGGATCACATGAACGTTATAAATCAAAAGAACGTTTAGAGTGGGAACGAGAATATGATTGTATTGTAAAGTTTAGAGAATGGTTACTATCTATTGAAATTGAAGGTGAAAATATTTTTACAGAAGAAGAACTTAATACAATTCATCAAGAAGTAAAAAAAGAAGCCAAAGAAGCTAGAAAAGCAGGATGGAATGCTTTCCAAAATCCTATGAAAGAATTGAAGAGTTCTTTTTTACAAGTAGTAGAACCTATTCTGGGGCAAAGTTCCAATAAAAACTTTATTCAACCTTTATTAGATAAGTTAAAAAAAGAACGTTTATTAAAGAGAGATATTTATACAATAGGAAGAAAAATTTTAAGAATTCTTTCTAAAGAAAATATCGATCGTTCGAAATTATCACAATGGTTAGAAGATAACTTAGCTAAAGATAGAGAATTATATTCCTCACACTTGTATAGTGAATCTAAGTATTCTCCTTTGAAAGTTGAAGAAGTAGAAATAGAGTATGCAGATGATGCCCCTATGGTAGATGCACGACTTATTTTACGTGATAACTTTGATGCATTGTTTAACAAACATCCCGAATTAGTAACTTTTGGAGAAGATACTGGGAAAATAGGAGGTGTGAACCAATGTTTTGAAGGCCTTCAAGAAAAATATGGAGAAGAACGAGTAGGAGATACGGGAATTCGTGAGACAACAATCTTAGGGCAAGGAATAGGATTAGCAATGAGAGGATTACGTCCCATTGCAGAAATTCAATATTTAGATTATATTTATTATGCAGCGTCTCAATTAACAGATGACTTAGCAACAGTTCACTATCGTTCAGCAGGAGGTCAAAAAGCCCCTGTTATTGTAAGGACAAGAGGACATCGTTTGGTTGGGATTTGGCATTCAGGTTCTCCTTTAGGAGCTTTAGTAGGAATGTTAAGAGGAATACATGTTTTAGTGCCTCGTAATATGACGCAAGCAGCTGGTTTTTATAATACATTAGCTATTTCTGACGATCCTGCTTTGGTTATTGAACCTTTGAATGGTTATCGTTTGAAAGAAAAAATGCCTTCTAACTTAGGTGAGTTTAGAATTCCTCTAGGAAAAGTAGAAACAACGCGAGAAGGAAAAGACATTACGGTAGTAACATATGGTTCTACGTGGAGTGAGGTTACCAAAGCAGCTCAGGAATTAGCTGAATTGGATATAGAAATAGAAATTATTGATGCTCAATCTTTATTACCATTTGATTTAGATCATGATATTATAAAAAGTGTTCAAAAAACAAATCGTCTTGTGGTAATTGATGAAGATGTACCTGGAGGAGGATCTTCATTTATTCTACAAAAGATTTTAGAAGAACAAGATGCTTATCATTATTTAGATAGTAAACCTTTGACCATTACAGCAGTAGAAAATAGAACACCTTCAGGATTCGATGGAGATTATTTCTCAAAACCACAAGTAGAAGATATTGTGGAGAAAATATATGAATTCATGCAAGAAGTTAATCCTGGTAAATATGAAGGAATCTATTAA
- the tpx gene encoding peroxiredoxin (Has antioxidant activity. Could remove peroxides or H(2)O(2); Belongs to the AhpC/TSA family. Tpx subfamily; Contains 1 thioredoxin domain.; KEGG: bma:BMA2505 thiol peroxidase, atypical 2-Cys peroxiredoxin), with translation MAKITLGGNEITTLGTLPEIGSKASDFVLTKGDLSDAKLSDYKGKKVILNIFPSVDTGTCAASARHFNQDVANLDNTVVLCVSRDLPFAQARFCAAEGIDRVEMLSEFKDYNFSDAYQVRITSGPLEGLHSRAIVVLDEQGIVQYVEQVPEIKDEPNYEKALAAIK, from the coding sequence ATGGCTAAAATTACATTAGGAGGAAATGAGATTACAACATTAGGAACTTTACCAGAAATAGGAAGTAAAGCATCTGATTTTGTTTTAACTAAAGGCGATTTGTCTGATGCAAAACTTTCCGATTATAAAGGAAAGAAAGTCATTTTAAATATTTTTCCAAGTGTTGATACTGGAACATGTGCAGCATCTGCAAGACATTTTAATCAAGATGTAGCTAATTTAGATAATACAGTGGTTTTATGTGTATCACGTGATTTACCTTTTGCACAAGCTCGTTTTTGTGCCGCGGAAGGCATTGATCGTGTAGAAATGTTATCTGAATTTAAAGATTATAATTTTTCTGATGCCTATCAAGTTCGAATAACGTCGGGGCCATTGGAGGGGTTACATTCACGTGCCATTGTAGTTTTAGACGAGCAAGGCATTGTACAATATGTCGAGCAAGTTCCTGAAATAAAAGACGAGCCAAATTACGAAAAAGCATTAGCAGCAATAAAATAA
- the purL|PFAS gene encoding phosphoribosylformylglycinamidine synthase (Part of the phosphoribosylformylglycinamidine synthase complex involved in the purines biosynthetic pathway. Catalyzes the ATP-dependent conversion of formylglycinamide ribonucleotide (FGAR) and glutamine to yield formylglycinamidine ribonucleotide (FGAM) and glutamate. The FGAM synthase complex is composed of three subunits. PurQ produces an ammonia molecule by converting glutamine to glutamate. PurL transfers the ammonia molecule to FGAR to form FGAM in an ATP-dependent manner. PurS interacts with PurQ and PurL and is thought to assist in the transfer of the ammonia molecule from PurQ to PurL; Belongs to the FGAMS family.; KEGG: mbj:KQ51_00275 phosphoribosylformylglycinamidine synthase): protein MNTRILIQKKQAYDVESQHQLANLQKNISIQHLKISYIYDLFDINENDLPKAIENVFSNPVTDKVLLEYQYKENTLAVEYLPGNYDQRADSAEQCLAILGIENVRVLSSVLYEFDGVSEEDIIKLKESLINPIESREKDLNVLEFPVSPEIKPVPIIHGFIQYNEDELSNLHQQFGFSFELDDLLFIQEHFKSIERNPTETELKMLDTYWSDHCRHTTFETEITNITIESQFQNIIQNTLDYYLKLREELNITKPIRLMDLATIMGKYFIKTGVMNNIEISEEVNACSIEITVDEDGKEEEWLLMFKNETHNHPTEVEPFGGASTCVGGAIRDPLSGRAFVYQAMRVTGSANPLEKIEDTLEGKLPQYKITTEAAKGYSSYGNQIGLATTHVREIYDEGYKAKRMEVGFVAGAVKKEWVRRESPVSGDKIILLGGKTGRDGIGGATGSSKVHDGQKLSDLSAEVQKGNAPVERKIQRLFKQEEVIRMIKKCNDFGAGGVSVAIGEISDGVSINLDVIPTKYSGLNGTELAISESQERMAVVVEDQDVEKFIKLAEKENLEAVEVAEVTDDNHVSVLWKGEKIVHLDRNFLDTNGVRKQTQLKVVDSKNIQNPFENKEFTKENFIALLEDLNHTSQKGLVEMFDCNVGRSTVLAPFGGKNQETPEDVSVQKIPTKGFTNTVSMASFGFNPKVSKWSCYHGGYYAVIDSVAKIVAAGGNYEEIRLTFQEYFERLRNEENRWGKPFASLLGTIEAQKMFNIAAIGGKDSMSGTYHDIDVPPTLISFAVAPNDVRYIISSTLQRENTYLYAFVPPMSEGYLLDEKVITNFYKFTYDILGQDIVAMKAVEFGGIAESLSKMAFGNKIGFEVKSSLPMMQYLPGALLFEIGTTIELGNELDQYLYPIGQTNTTQNIKINGVELTIEEALKVWTNTLEPVFPSKTNEKNSEFGIQNSEKLESKRVDSSEQSIMNSEQPKVVIPVFPGTNSEYDSQKAFEKEGASVKQVLIRNLNSIWIEESLNEWVTEIEKADIIFIPGGFSAADEPEGSGKFIATVLRNEKVKKAIHDFLDRDGLILGICNGFQALIKSGLLPTGRISDLKEDSPTLYYNDIGRHVTQFVRTKVVNDHSPWLKGMKDQTFWVPVSHGEGKFIVDETNLKQLIENKQIATQYVDLEEAAVMEMPYNPNGSTYAIEGITSPCGRIYGRMGHPERVEAGTFKNIPNLEVMNIFKNGVEYVKQKLVISSSKIID from the coding sequence ATGAATACGCGAATTCTTATTCAAAAAAAGCAGGCTTATGATGTAGAAAGTCAACATCAGCTAGCCAACCTGCAAAAAAATATTTCCATTCAACATCTCAAAATCAGTTATATTTATGATCTCTTTGATATAAATGAAAATGATTTACCAAAAGCTATTGAAAATGTATTTTCCAATCCTGTAACGGATAAAGTGCTATTGGAATATCAATATAAGGAAAATACATTAGCAGTTGAATATTTACCAGGAAATTATGATCAGCGAGCAGATTCTGCAGAACAATGTTTAGCTATTTTAGGAATTGAAAATGTGCGTGTTTTATCAAGTGTATTATATGAGTTTGATGGAGTATCTGAAGAAGATATCATAAAATTGAAAGAATCTTTAATTAATCCTATTGAAAGTAGAGAAAAAGATCTCAATGTTTTAGAATTCCCCGTTTCTCCTGAAATAAAACCTGTACCTATTATACATGGTTTTATACAATATAATGAAGATGAATTAAGTAATTTACATCAACAATTTGGATTTTCTTTTGAATTGGATGATTTACTTTTTATTCAAGAACATTTTAAGTCTATAGAGCGTAATCCAACTGAAACAGAACTGAAAATGTTGGATACCTATTGGTCTGATCATTGTCGACATACTACATTTGAAACAGAAATTACGAATATCACAATAGAATCTCAATTTCAAAATATCATTCAAAACACACTAGATTATTATTTGAAATTAAGAGAAGAACTTAATATTACAAAACCCATCCGTTTAATGGATTTGGCAACCATTATGGGTAAATATTTTATCAAAACGGGTGTGATGAATAATATTGAAATTTCAGAAGAAGTAAATGCTTGCTCGATTGAAATTACGGTAGATGAAGATGGAAAAGAAGAAGAATGGTTGTTGATGTTTAAAAATGAAACGCATAATCATCCTACCGAGGTAGAACCTTTTGGAGGGGCTTCAACTTGTGTGGGAGGTGCTATTCGTGATCCATTGTCAGGACGTGCTTTCGTTTATCAGGCAATGAGAGTAACAGGTTCTGCTAATCCTTTAGAGAAAATAGAAGATACATTGGAAGGAAAACTTCCTCAATATAAAATTACAACCGAAGCTGCAAAAGGATATAGTTCTTATGGTAATCAGATTGGTTTAGCTACGACTCATGTACGTGAAATTTATGATGAAGGTTATAAAGCTAAGCGTATGGAGGTTGGTTTTGTTGCAGGAGCCGTGAAAAAAGAGTGGGTTCGTCGTGAATCCCCTGTTTCAGGAGATAAAATTATTTTATTAGGAGGGAAAACAGGGCGAGATGGTATAGGAGGAGCTACGGGTTCTTCTAAAGTTCACGATGGGCAAAAATTATCAGATTTAAGTGCAGAAGTTCAAAAAGGGAATGCGCCCGTAGAACGTAAAATTCAACGTTTGTTTAAGCAAGAAGAAGTCATTCGCATGATAAAAAAATGTAATGATTTTGGAGCAGGTGGCGTTTCCGTAGCTATAGGTGAAATTAGTGATGGTGTTTCCATTAATTTAGATGTTATTCCAACTAAATATAGCGGTTTAAACGGAACTGAGCTAGCCATTTCAGAATCACAAGAGCGTATGGCTGTTGTAGTGGAAGATCAAGATGTTGAAAAGTTTATCAAATTAGCTGAGAAAGAAAATTTAGAAGCTGTAGAAGTTGCAGAAGTAACCGATGATAATCATGTGTCAGTTTTATGGAAGGGTGAAAAAATTGTACACTTAGACCGTAATTTTTTAGATACTAATGGTGTTCGAAAGCAAACTCAGTTAAAAGTAGTCGATTCAAAGAATATTCAAAATCCATTTGAAAATAAAGAATTTACTAAAGAAAACTTTATAGCATTACTAGAAGATTTGAATCATACTTCACAAAAAGGACTGGTTGAAATGTTTGATTGTAATGTAGGACGTTCTACTGTTTTAGCACCTTTTGGAGGAAAAAATCAAGAAACTCCAGAAGATGTCAGTGTTCAGAAAATTCCAACTAAAGGATTTACCAATACTGTAAGTATGGCTTCTTTTGGGTTTAATCCAAAAGTAAGTAAATGGAGTTGTTATCATGGAGGTTATTATGCCGTAATAGATTCTGTTGCAAAAATTGTAGCTGCTGGAGGAAATTATGAAGAAATTCGTTTAACATTCCAAGAATATTTTGAACGTTTACGTAATGAAGAAAATCGTTGGGGGAAACCTTTTGCTTCTTTATTAGGAACAATTGAAGCACAAAAAATGTTTAATATAGCGGCAATTGGTGGAAAAGATAGTATGAGTGGAACTTATCATGATATTGATGTACCACCAACATTAATTTCTTTTGCAGTAGCACCTAATGATGTGCGATATATTATTTCATCTACTTTACAAAGAGAAAACACATATTTGTATGCTTTTGTTCCTCCTATGTCAGAAGGTTATTTATTAGATGAAAAAGTGATTACAAACTTCTATAAATTTACATATGATATTTTAGGTCAGGATATTGTAGCAATGAAAGCTGTAGAATTTGGTGGAATTGCTGAAAGCTTATCTAAAATGGCTTTTGGAAATAAAATTGGTTTTGAAGTGAAGAGTTCATTACCGATGATGCAATATTTGCCAGGTGCTTTATTGTTTGAAATTGGAACAACAATAGAATTAGGAAATGAGTTAGATCAATATTTATATCCAATAGGTCAAACGAATACTACTCAAAATATAAAAATTAATGGAGTAGAGCTTACAATAGAAGAAGCTTTAAAAGTTTGGACTAATACGCTAGAACCTGTTTTCCCTTCAAAAACTAATGAAAAGAATTCAGAATTTGGAATTCAGAATTCAGAAAAGTTAGAAAGTAAAAGAGTTGATTCAAGCGAACAGTCAATAATGAATAGTGAACAACCGAAGGTTGTGATTCCTGTATTCCCAGGAACGAATTCAGAGTATGATAGTCAGAAAGCTTTTGAGAAAGAAGGCGCTTCTGTAAAACAAGTTTTAATTCGAAACTTAAATTCGATTTGGATTGAAGAATCACTAAATGAATGGGTTACAGAAATAGAAAAAGCGGATATTATATTCATCCCAGGAGGATTTAGTGCGGCAGATGAGCCAGAAGGATCAGGAAAGTTTATTGCAACGGTTTTACGAAATGAAAAAGTTAAAAAGGCAATTCATGACTTTTTAGATCGTGATGGATTAATATTAGGTATTTGTAATGGATTCCAGGCCCTAATTAAAAGTGGGTTATTACCTACAGGAAGAATTTCAGATTTAAAGGAAGATTCACCAACACTATACTATAATGATATTGGGCGCCACGTAACACAATTTGTACGTACTAAAGTAGTAAACGATCATTCTCCTTGGTTGAAAGGAATGAAAGATCAAACATTTTGGGTTCCTGTATCACATGGAGAAGGTAAATTTATTGTAGATGAAACCAATTTAAAACAATTGATTGAAAACAAGCAAATTGCAACACAATATGTTGATTTAGAAGAAGCTGCTGTAATGGAAATGCCATATAATCCTAATGGTTCTACTTATGCTATAGAAGGTATAACAAGTCCTTGTGGTAGAATTTATGGTAGGATGGGGCACCCAGAGCGTGTAGAAGCAGGAACATTTAAGAATATTCCTAATTTAGAAGTGATGAACATCTTTAAAAATGGAGTGGAATACGTGAAGCAGAAATTAGTAATAAGTAGTAGCAAGATTATAGATTAA
- a CDS encoding transcription termination factor Rho (Facilitates transcription termination by a mechanism that involves Rho binding to the nascent RNA, activation of Rho's RNA-dependent ATPase activity, and release of the mRNA from the DNA template; Belongs to the Rho family.), with translation MFDISELKSKKVADLHEVSEKLGIPKYKQLKKLDLIYRILDFQADNPSAVKDLKEVKSKPVAKKQNVKLKEEPVEKPKNESEPKKKRERIQKPRITQEKKVVADTKVEAVTSKKEVKKENRQKEGKQQLDREQQNRKSNSNNPNNPLFKNSKNERQNSRNDKRNQNNGKNNGYQGKNKFRAPDYEFDSIIVCEGVLDIIKDNNNKESYGFLRSSDYSYLSSPDDIYVSQSQIKLFGLKTGDTVKGNVRPPKEGEKYFPLIRVAEINGRSPEYVRDRVAFEHLTPLFPQEKFNLAGKNSSMSTRIIDLFSPIGKGQRGMIVAQPKTGKTMLLKDVANAISSNHPEVYQIILLVDERPEEVTDMQRSVKGEVIASTFDKEAKNHVKVANIVLEKAKRMVECGHDVVILLDSITRLARAYNTVSPSSGKVLSGGVDANALHKPKRFFGAARKIEGGGSLTIIATALIDTGSKMDEVIFEEFKGTGNMELQLDRKIANKRMFPAIDLVSSSTRRDDLLLDEKTAQRMWILRRHLADMNPVEAMEFVKQRIERTQSNEEFLLSMNS, from the coding sequence ATGTTTGACATTTCTGAATTAAAAAGCAAGAAAGTTGCTGATTTACATGAGGTTTCTGAAAAATTAGGTATTCCAAAATACAAACAATTAAAGAAGTTAGATTTAATCTATAGAATCCTAGATTTTCAGGCAGATAACCCTTCTGCTGTAAAAGATTTGAAAGAAGTAAAATCAAAACCCGTTGCCAAGAAGCAAAATGTAAAACTTAAAGAAGAGCCTGTAGAAAAGCCTAAAAACGAATCTGAACCTAAAAAGAAAAGAGAAAGGATTCAGAAACCAAGGATTACTCAAGAAAAAAAGGTAGTTGCTGATACAAAGGTTGAAGCTGTAACTTCAAAAAAGGAAGTTAAAAAAGAAAATAGACAAAAAGAAGGCAAGCAACAATTGGATCGAGAACAACAAAACCGAAAAAGTAATAGTAATAATCCGAATAATCCATTATTTAAAAACTCTAAGAATGAAAGACAAAATTCTAGAAATGATAAGAGAAATCAGAATAATGGAAAAAATAATGGGTACCAAGGAAAAAATAAATTTAGAGCTCCTGATTATGAATTTGATAGCATCATCGTATGTGAAGGAGTTTTAGATATAATAAAAGATAATAATAATAAAGAAAGTTACGGCTTTTTGCGTTCTTCAGATTATAGTTATTTATCATCTCCAGATGATATCTATGTTTCACAATCTCAAATTAAATTATTTGGATTAAAAACAGGAGATACCGTAAAAGGAAATGTTCGACCTCCAAAAGAAGGAGAGAAGTATTTCCCATTAATTCGAGTAGCAGAAATTAATGGACGTTCACCCGAATATGTTCGTGATCGAGTTGCTTTTGAGCATTTAACACCATTATTCCCGCAAGAGAAATTTAATTTAGCTGGGAAAAATAGTTCTATGTCTACACGTATTATAGATCTTTTCTCACCTATAGGTAAAGGACAAAGAGGGATGATTGTAGCACAACCTAAAACAGGAAAAACGATGTTACTAAAAGATGTAGCAAACGCCATTTCTAGTAATCATCCAGAAGTATATCAAATTATTTTACTTGTTGATGAACGTCCTGAAGAGGTGACAGACATGCAACGTAGTGTAAAAGGAGAAGTAATTGCTTCAACTTTTGATAAAGAAGCAAAAAATCATGTGAAAGTGGCTAATATTGTTTTGGAAAAAGCAAAACGTATGGTAGAATGTGGACATGATGTGGTTATTTTATTAGATTCCATTACACGTTTAGCTCGTGCTTATAATACTGTTTCACCTTCATCTGGTAAAGTATTATCTGGAGGAGTAGATGCTAACGCTTTACATAAACCAAAACGTTTTTTCGGTGCCGCTCGTAAAATTGAAGGAGGAGGATCTTTAACTATTATTGCAACTGCATTGATTGATACAGGTTCTAAAATGGATGAAGTAATTTTTGAAGAATTTAAAGGAACAGGTAATATGGAATTACAATTAGATCGTAAGATCGCTAACAAACGTATGTTCCCTGCAATTGATTTAGTTTCCTCATCAACGCGTCGTGATGATTTATTATTAGATGAAAAAACCGCACAACGTATGTGGATTTTACGTCGTCACTTAGCTGATATGAACCCTGTGGAAGCAATGGAGTTTGTAAAACAACGCATTGAACGTACACAAAGTAATGAGGAGTTTTTATTATCAATGAATAGTTAA